Proteins encoded in a region of the Apostichopus japonicus isolate 1M-3 chromosome 19, ASM3797524v1, whole genome shotgun sequence genome:
- the LOC139960617 gene encoding gamma-adducin-like, whose amino-acid sequence MLRAAMETRYNQIHAVGLDNVIHLPDEVRDKVGEGTAKDAGGVSETGHKLKVGELEFEAMMRHLDNMGYITGNVYGQPFVRHELKPKSDVAYPAASTNFIYIYDNEFEKSRYESPIKMLNRRQAEEKTKWLNTPNTYSKVEVAQKYASWGEKGEDEGYKTKIHLSSSDM is encoded by the exons ATGCTGAGGGCAGCTATGGAGACCAGGTACAATCAG ATACATGCCGTAGGCCTGGATAATGTCATCCACCTACCAGATGAAGTCAGAGACAAGGTCGGCGAAGGGACTGCCAAGGACGCAGGTGGGGTCAGTGAGACAGGACACAAACTGAAGGTCGGTGAACTGGAGTTCGAAGCCATGATGAGACATTTGGACAATAtg gGTTACATAACAGGCAACGTGTACGGCCAGCCGTTTGTGAGACACGAACTGAAGCCCAAGAGCGACGTCGCCTACCCAGCAGCCTCCACCAACTTCATCTACATCTACGACAATGAATTTGAGAAGAGCAGATACGAGTCACCGATCAAGATGTTGAACAGGAGGCAGGCAGAGGAGAAGACGAAATGGCTGAACACGCCAAACACATACTCCAAGGTGGAGGTAGCTCAAAAATACGCCAGCTGGGGAGAGAAAGGGGAAGACGAGGGCTACAAGACAAAGATACACCTGAGTAGTAGTGACATGTAA